GCGACATAAAATCTATTGCCACATAAAGATATTCCGCAAAATTGGAATCACGAATTGTGAGTTGATATACCCAGCATCAACCACCCCTGCCGAACTTTATTAAGAGCTTTTGCCTTTTGCCGTAACATGGCTTAATATCTCTATTTATCATATGTCCATCCACTCTTAAATTGAATGGATCATCTATTCGTGCATCTTCCAAAAGCCACTCAAATCGACAGTTTTAAGGAGTGACTATGGAGACTCAATCAGCAATTAAACTTCCCGAATTCAAACTCCGCAAGTTTGCCAATCGTCTTAGGGTTACAGGATGGATTAGTTTTGTTATCCAATTGCTCTTGGCGATCGCCACGGGGTTATCTCTGATGCTTGCCATTCAGAACCCCAATCTCACGGAGGCAACTACCCCCGGCATTGCAGTTGGAGTGTTTTGGGCTATTTGTGGATTCATCACGCTACTGGGCGGCATCTATCTCGCTTTTCGTCTAATCTATCTATCTCGGCAGCTTCGGCTTGCGTCGTTGCGTTCGACTTCTGCTGTGCAACCCGGCAAGCCAGAAGTCACTAAAGCCTTACGAACCGCAATTATTGTGGGCTTGGTTGGTATGCTCCTCATGATCTTAGGGGAAGGAATTACCTTGATTGCGTTGCTCGTCAAAGCGGCTACACAACCGCAACCGGGTTATATCTACGACGCCAATCAACTTATTCGTTCACTTGACATTCTTATAGCCGCTTCTAATATCAGCGGTATTGCTGCTCACTTTACTGGAATGCTTGCTTCATTGAGTTTATTAGTTTGGTTGAGACAACAATAAGCAGGGAGAGGCAGGAGAGGCTGTTATAGCCACAGCCACATTCAATACAAAAAGGGCGTATTTAGTGTTTGGGCGACTGAACCCGGCAAATAAATTCGCGGCTATTGGGGCGAAATCCGCCTACGCGAACTGAGGTTTTGAACCTGCGTAGGCGTGTTTTGTTCTGGTAGCGTTCGGCTGAGGCTCACGCCGAAGTCTGCGGTTTTAACCGCCACTCCCCCAACTGCCAGATGCACCCATACAAAAAGTAATGGTGCGTTACATTGCGTCGTTTACAAGCAGAGCCAGTAACTTACGCGTTGCAACGCACCCTGATTGCCACTCACACTAAGGGTGATTGTTCATGAGATTAGTACAAACGTATTTCCTTGTCAACTGTTTTCACTCGACATCTTCTACGAGCTTTATTTACAAGCTGTCGATAAACTTTTGCACCTTTTGAGCCAGGGGCATATAGTCAATCTGTTTGACGACGCCCTGAGCTTCCTCATAGAGAGCTTTTGCCAAACTGTTCAGGTCAGTTGCAGCGTATACACTACCCATATTGAGCAGCGTCATCACCTCACCGGGGCGATCGCCCAATTTGCGGTAGATGGTAAGTGCCTGGTTGTAATATTCCAAAGCTTGAGCGTGGTTATCAAGCGCATTGTAGGTAAATCCGATGTTATGTAGTGTTGTTGCTTCACCGGCGCGATCGCCCGTTGCACGACGATTCAAAAGTACCTGGTGATAGAGCAATAACGCTTGTTGTGGTTCGCCTAGATCACAGTAAACAGAGGCAATATTGTTCATGGTGATCGCCTCGCCTGTCACGTTTTTAACCACTCGCTGAATGGTCAACGCTTCCTGAAAAAACGCCAGTGCCTGTTCGGGTTGACCCAACGCATTATAGGTGTAACCAATACTGTTCAGCGTAGTCGCCTCACCTGAAAAATCACCCAGGGTGCGACGCATTGATAGAATCTGATGGTGAATCAATAGAGCGCGTTTTGGCTCCTCTAGCTTGGTATAAACTAGAGCCAAATTGTTGAGTGCAGATAACTCTCCAGAGGTGTCATTTAGCTCTCTAAAAATATCAATTGCTGCGTTTAAGTGTTCCATTGAACGCGACAATTGCCCCAGATGATTATAAGTGAAACCCAGATTGCTACGAGCAGTGGCGATCGCCTGTTGATTCTCTATCTTTTCAGCAATAAATAGAGCTTGATGGAAAAACTTCAGTGCCTTTTGAGGTTGTTGACAACTGATATAAGCTAGACCGATATCGTTTAATAC
Above is a genomic segment from Oscillatoria sp. FACHB-1407 containing:
- a CDS encoding DUF3611 family protein, with the protein product METQSAIKLPEFKLRKFANRLRVTGWISFVIQLLLAIATGLSLMLAIQNPNLTEATTPGIAVGVFWAICGFITLLGGIYLAFRLIYLSRQLRLASLRSTSAVQPGKPEVTKALRTAIIVGLVGMLLMILGEGITLIALLVKAATQPQPGYIYDANQLIRSLDILIAASNISGIAAHFTGMLASLSLLVWLRQQ
- a CDS encoding tetratricopeptide repeat protein — translated: MTHLTSPLQEWNQRRSEARNHYRRGEFKQYLTLSRENLKLARELQDFAKEGNVLNDIGLAYISCQQPQKALKFFHQALFIAEKIENQQAIATARSNLGFTYNHLGQLSRSMEHLNAAIDIFRELNDTSGELSALNNLALVYTKLEEPKRALLIHHQILSMRRTLGDFSGEATTLNSIGYTYNALGQPEQALAFFQEALTIQRVVKNVTGEAITMNNIASVYCDLGEPQQALLLYHQVLLNRRATGDRAGEATTLHNIGFTYNALDNHAQALEYYNQALTIYRKLGDRPGEVMTLLNMGSVYAATDLNSLAKALYEEAQGVVKQIDYMPLAQKVQKFIDSL